A window from Zingiber officinale cultivar Zhangliang chromosome 7A, Zo_v1.1, whole genome shotgun sequence encodes these proteins:
- the LOC121999512 gene encoding uncharacterized protein LOC121999512, whose product MDGQSEWVIQILEDLLRACILDFKGNWESKATALIEFTYNNNYQATIGMAPYEALYGRKCRTPLHWDEVGEIAVLGPDIVTQTVELVEKIQNRMQAAQSHQNNYVDQRRRDLEFVVGDHIFLKMSPMKGVMRFRKKGKLSPRYIGPFEILDRVGTRAYWVALPPNLSEVHNVFHVSMLRQYIANPSHVIGHESMQWTPDLTYEERSKQILDCQARKLRNKEIKMVKILWGN is encoded by the coding sequence ATGGATGGCCAGTCAGAATGGGTGATTCAGATTTTGGAGGACCTGCTACGAGCGTGTATATTGGATTTCAAGGGAAATTGGGAGTCAAAAGCTACGGCCCTGATAGAGTTCACCTATAATAACAATTATCAAGCCACAATAGGTATGGCTCcatatgaagcgttgtatggaaGAAAGTGCAGAACGCCGTTGCATTGGGATGAGGTCGGAGAGATAGCAGTTCTGGGCCCAGACATAGTAACCCAAACAGTGGAACTGGTGGAGAAAATTCAGAATAGAATGCAGGCAGCGCAAAGCCATCAAAATAATTATGTTGATCAGCGACGAAGAGATTTGGAATTTGTAGTAGGGGATCACATATTCCTTAAAATGTCGCCAATGAAAGGGGTAATGAGGTTCAGAAAGAAAGGGAAGCTCAGTCCAAGATATATTGGGCCTTTTGAGATCCTGGATAGGGTGGGAACTCGAGCTTACTGGGTTGCTCTACCACCAAATCTGTCAGAGGTACATAATGTGTTTCATGTATCTATGCTTAGGCAATACATTGCTAATCCATCTCATGTGATTGGACATGAGTCCATGCAGTGGACGCCAGATCTGACCTATGAGGAACGGTCGAAACAGATCCTTGATTGCCAAGCCCGAAAACTGAGGAATAAGGAGATCAAGATGGTGAAGATCCTATGGGGAAATTAG